DNA from Arthrobacter sp. PvP023:
ACCGGCGTTTATCAATGACGTCGCAGTGACCCCCGACGGCGCCTGGTTCACCAACTCGCGCAAGGGTGAGCTGTACTTCGTCCCGGTGGACCGCCACGGCACACCGGGCGAGGCCAGCACGCTCGAACTGACCGGACCGGCCGCGGCCACCCCGGCCGACTTCAACCTGAACGGCATCGCGGCCGTCCGGGGCGGCCGGACCCTGATCGTGGCCCACACCGCCAACGAGGCCCTGTACACGGTGGACCCGGACTCCGGTTCCAGCGCCGACATCACCGGCGCCGGCCTGCCCTTCGTGGACGGGATCGTGGTGAAGGGGAACACCCTCTGGGCCGTTCAGAACATGCTCAACCAGGTGAGCCGTGTCCGGCTGGACTCCCGGCTGGATTCCTTCGAGGTCAGGGACGTGATCACCAGCCCTGACTTCCAGGTCCCGACGACGGCAGCCCTGTTCGGCGATACGCTCGCCGTGGTCAATGCGAAGTTCGGCGTTCCCGGGGCCAGCACCTACGAAGTGGTCCTCGCCGACGCCCGCTAAGCGGTCTCGGAAAGCCAAGAGCCTGCCGGCCGGGTTGGTACCCGGCCGGCAGGCTCTTTGGGACGCGGTGAAACTACACGGCGTTGAGGCTACACGGCAGTGAAGCTGAGCAGCAGTGCATGCTCCGGGTTGAGGACGGGCATGGGCAGGCCCACCTCGGACAGGAACCGGCCGCTGGCTTCTGCACCCTCGGTCAGCCATGCGGGGGGCTGCGCCTGGGTGTAGTTGTGCGCGTAGTCGGCATCGCCGGGCGTCGGGAAGATGGCCTCCACGCGGTAGCTGCGGTCCTGGTCCAGTCCCGGAATGGTGATGCGGCCCGGCTGCTCCGCGAGCGAGGTCCTGGTGCTGACCAGCGCGAACAGTGCCGCCGTGTCCCCGGTTGCGGGGCTGCCGTGGGAAACGACGCCGTGCAGCATCAGCGAATCGTCGGCAACATCCGCCCGGACCATCCGGCCCGAGTGGATCAGGCCGCGGTGCTCCTTGTAGAGCCCGATGAAACGCTTGAGTTCTTCGCGCTCCGCGCCGTGGACCTGGCGGACGTCCCACTCGAGGCCGAAGTGTCCGAACAAGGCGGTGATGGCTCGGAACGAAACGTCGTGCGTGCGGCCCGTGGTGTGGGACGTGGTGGGGCCGATGTGTCCTCCGACCAGTTCCGGCGGCACCACCAGTCCGGTCCAGCGCTGGATGGTCTGGCGTTCCAGGGCATCGTTGCAGTCCGAAGCCCAGATCCGGTCCGTGCGTTCCAGGATGCCCAGGTCCACGCGTGCCCCGCCGGAAGAGCAGCTCTCGATCTCGAGGCCGGGATGGGCTTTCCTGAGCTCGTCGAAGAGGCGGTAGGCGGCCAGGGTCTGTTCGTGGACGGAGGCGCGCCCGGCGTGGCCGTGCTCGGTGAGGTCCCGGTTCTGGTCCCACTTCAGGTAGCTGATGTTGTTTTCGCGCAACAGGGCGTCGATCCGGTCGAAGACGTACTGCCAGGCCTCGGGATTGACCAGGTCGATGACGTGCTGGTGGCGCCAGGTCAACGGCAGCCGGCCGCCGTCCTTGTGGGACCGTGCGGCGGGCCCGACGATCCAGTCCGGGTGGGCGCGCGCGGTGTCCGAGTCCAGGTTGATCATTTCGGGCTCCACCCAGAGGCCGAATTCCATGCCGCGGGAGGTGACGGCGTCGATCAGGGGCGTGAGGCCGTCCGGCCAGAGGCCTTCGTCCACGTACCAGTCGCCCAGGCCTGCCTGGTCGTGCCGGCGGCCGCGGAACCACCCGTCGTCGAGCACGAAGCGCTCCACGCCCAGGTCCGCCGCGGAATCGGCCAGTTCGACCAGCGTGCCGAGATCGTGGTTGAAGTAGACGGCTTCCCAGACGTTCAGCACCACAGGCCGGGCCTTGCCGGTGCCCGCAGTGCCTGCTCCTGAAACGGCTGACGGCGCAGGCAGCACGTGGTGCGGGCGGCTCCTGAACCAGCTGTAGAAAGCTTCGCTGATGCCGTCCAGGCCACGGTCCGAGTAGGCCGCGAAGAGAGCGGGGGTGGTGTAGCTGCCGTTCGCCTGGAGGACCACTTCGGCGGGACCCAGCAGCTCGGACCCTCCGATGACGGTCCGTCCGTCCCCGATGCTGTCCGCGAACTGCTCATGGTTTCCGCTCCAGGCCAGGTGGGTGGCCCAGACCTTGCCGTGGCGGTTGCCGAAGCCTGCCGTGCCGGCGGCCAGCAGCAGAGAGGAGTCGTGTCCGGTGCGGCCGTGCCGGCCGGTCCGCACCCAGGTGCCCTGCTGGATGGCGCGGCGCTGGGGGTGGCGTTCACGGCACCACCGTCCGGTCAGGTCAAGGAGTTCGACGGCGTCGGGAGCCACCGGCAGCACGGTGGCCAGTTCGTCGAGCTGAAAAGGCGACGTGCCGGTGTTGGTGACGGTGTGGCGCATTTCCAGCAGCCCGCCGTCGTGCAGTTCCAGCGTGGATTCAACGGAGATGCCGGCATCGGGATCAGACTGGACAATCACAGCTGAACTTCCTCCGGTCTTGACGTCCGTGACGCGGAGGCGGACGGAAAAGTCGTAGCCGGGTACGCCGTCGGCGATCCGGTGCCCCCGGAGGGCCGGGCGTCCACGCCAGCTGGAGGATGCCTGCGGAAGCAGCCCGGCGGGGACGGCGGCGTCGACGGCGGACGGCGGGATCGCTTCGCCGAGGATGGCCAGATCGGGCAGTGAAGCGCCCAGATCGGCGCCCCAGTGAATGACCTCGGCCTCCCCGCTGTCGAAGCTGATCACCAGGCTGGTGCCGGCGGAGCGGAGGTGCAGGGGATCCATGGGGGTTCTCTTTCGTTGTGGCGGGCGTCCGGTGACGCTGCCGGCGGGGTTCGTATGGTGTGTTTGTCAGTACGTGCGGGGTGGAGCGCCCCGGGTGCCGCCGCTCCGCGAGGATGAAGCGGCGGCACCGGGGCCGTGGCTGCGACCACTTACGCAGCCACTACAGGTGCGATCTACTTGAAGAGATCGTTCACCTGGTTGTTGGCTTCGGTCAAGGAGCTGGCAGGCTTTTTGCCGGATACCACAGCGTCCATGGCAGGCTCCATGATGCCCTTGACCTTGGCAGTATTGTCAGTGATGGGGTAGAGGAAAGTAGTTCCGTTCTTGACGTGCTCGGTGAAGGCGGTGACATCTACACCCTTGGCCTTGAATGCTTCCGCAGCTTTTTCGGAAGAGGCCTTGAGGGCCGGGAACACTACAGCCTTGGATGCGACGACGTCCTGGCAAGGTGCCGAGGCAAGGTACTCCACCCACTTGATGGCGGCGTCCTTCTTCTTGGTGCCGGCCCAGATCGAGTCGGCCAGGCCGTTGAACATCGAGGCCCGCTTGCCTTCCGGACCCACGGGGGTGGGAGCGATGCCCACCTCAACACCCTTGTACCCGGTGTACTGGCCGATCATCCATGAGCCGTGGGCGTTGATGGCTGACTTGCCTGCGGCGAAGGTGTCGGCCATGGCCGCGCCAACAGTGGTTTCGAGCTTGGGCATGTAGCCCTTGTCAACCAGCCCGGCGAACCAGTCGATTGAGGACTGGAACTTGGGGTCGTCATAGTTGTAGTGCGTTCCCCACGGGTTTTTGTCCGTGTGTGACCAGCCGGTGGTGTTGGTGAGGTAGCTCCACTCAGTCTGGCCTGAGGAGTCGCCGCCGCCGTTGAGTCCAAGGCCGTAGACATCCACATTGTTCTTGTCGAAGCCCGCTTCGTCCCCGCGCTTGCCGTTCTTGTCAACGGTCAGGTGGGCAATGACCTTCTCGTACGTGCCGCCGTCCTGCGGGTTCCAGGTGAGGTTCTTCATCTCTTCTTCAGAGACGCCGGCCTTGGAAAGCATGGCCTTGTTGTAGAACAACCCGATGGTGTCCCAGTCCTTCGGCAGGCCGTAGCGCTTGCCGTCCTGGCCCACCCAGAGGTCCGCGAGTCCCTCGTTGTAGGCGGACAGGTCCACGTTGTCCTTCTTGACGGCGTCGTCAATGGGGAGCAGCTGCTTGTTCGCGGCGAGCTCGCCGTAGCGGCCCAGGTGGTTGGTGAAGACGTCGGGAGCCGTGCCGCCAACGAACCCGTTCGTGAGCGTGCTCCAGTAATCGTCCCAGCCGCGCTGGGTGATCTTGACCTTGATGTCCGGGTTGGCCTTCTGGAAGTCATCAGCGCACTGCTGGTAGGCGGGAAGCTGGTTGGCGTCCCAGAGCCAGTAGCTGAGCTCGCCCTTGGCCGATTCTGCTGAGGATCCTGAGCCGCCGCCACAGGCGGAGAGTGAGAGCGCGATGGCTGCGGCGACGGCGACGGTGCCGAGGGATTTCTTCATTGTTTTCTTTCCGTTCGGGATGGGATGGGGAGTCGGGGTGGTGGGGAGAAGCAGGGGGTTACTTGATTCCGGAGAATCCGATGGAGTTGACGATTTTCTTGCCGAAGGCGGCGAAGAGGATCAGTACGGGCAAGGCAGACACCAGGGTTGCGGCCATGAGGCCGGACCAGTCCGGCGCTCCCTGCGGGGATTGCGACTTGAAGACGCCGAGCCCCACCTGGAGGACTCGGACATCGTCCTGGGAACCGACCAGCAGGGGCCAGAAGTACTCGTTCCACTGCCCGATGAAGGTCAGCAGGGCCAGGGTGGCCAGGGGTGCGGCGGCATTCGGGAGAACGATCTGGAAGAAGATGCGCAGGTGCTTGGCGCCGTCGAGCATGGCCGCCTCTTCCACTTCGCGTGACATGTTCAGGAAGAACTGACGGAGGAAGAAGATCGCGAAGGGGGTCATGAACACGTATGGCAGGACCATGCCGAGCATTGTGTTGAGCAGGTCCAGGTTCTTGATCAGCAGGAAGTTGGGCAGTGCGGTGAAGATTGGCGGGACCAGCATGGTGCCCAGGAACAGGCTGAATACGGCGTTCCGGCCCTTCCAGCGCAGACGGGCAAAGGCGTAGGCGGCCATCGCGCTGAAGAACACGGCTCCGGCGGTGGTGATGGAGGAGAAGATGATCGAGTTGCGCAGGTACAGCCAGAAGTCGATGGCTGCGCCGGAACCGCCTTCGGCGACGGCGTCGGCCGGGCTCTGCAGCCCGAACACGCGCATGAAGGCACCCAGCGTGAAGTCCGCCGGAAGGAGGCTGGCCGATTGGGAGGCCAGTGACCCGTTGGTGGACAGTGCCGTGCGGAGCACCCAGAGGAACGGGACCACAGAGACCGCGATGGCCAGGGCCAGCAGGGCCCAGGCGCCTGCGCGGCGGGTGTTGAAGGGACGGCGACGGCGGGTGGTGGCCGGCTTCGGTGCGCGGCTGGTGGTGGTGGTCATGCGGGGCTCCTTAGTCCAGGTCCGACTCGTTGCCCCGGAGGAACTTCATCTGAATGAAGGCAACGAGGGCGAGGATGAGGAAGAGAATGACGGCGATGGCGGACCCGTAGCCGAAGTCCGACTCAGTGAAGGCGCGCTGGTAGATGTAGTACTGGATGACGCGGGTGGCGTTGACCGGTCCGCCCTGGGTGGTCACGGCCACGGTGTCGAAGACCTGGAAAGAGCCGATCACCGTCACCACGAGTACCAGAACCAGGACCGGGCGCAGCAACGGCATGGTCACCTTGCGGAACGTCTGGAACGGAGACGCGCCGTCAAGGTTGGCCACTTCATAAAGGTGCTGCGGGATGGCCTGGAGGCCGGCAAAGATGAGCAGTGCGGTGTAGCCCATGTGCCGCCAGGTGTTGATCAGGGCCTGGGTGGGGATTGCCCACTCCTCACTGCCGAAGAACGCGACGCGGGGAAGGCCGCTCCATTCGATGAACTGGTTCACCACGCCGATCTGGTAGTCCAGCATCCAGAACCAGAGCAGGGCGGCGATCACGTTTGACATCAGGTAGGGAAGCAGCAGGGCCCCTCGCACAAGGGTGGATTTAGCCACCCTGTCCATCAGCAGTGCCAGGCCGAGTGCCAGGGCCGTCTGGAGCACGATATTGATGAGGACGTACTGCCCTGTGACGGCCAAGGAATTCCAGAACAGGGCATCCTTGGCAATCGCTGCGTAATTGTCGAAGCCGACCCATTCCGGGTCACCGAGGATGTTGTATTCCGTGAAGCTCAAGTAGATACCGCGGAACGTGGGCACAACGTAGAAGAGGATGAACCCGATCATCGCCGGGGCAATGAAGAAGAGGGCGATCTTGAGGTCGCCGAACCGGCGGAGGCCGCCTCGCGGCGTTGGCGCTCCGGACCGGAGCTTTGCAGAACTCTCGTGCTTGGTAAGGGTGGTCATCTTCGACCCTTTCCTGACTGTGATGTGGATTACAACTGAGGATGAATCTACACGAGTAGATTCGAGGTGGCAAGTATTTCTTCCCATGAATCGGGAGGATTTCCGATATCGCCGAAAATTCGTTGACTCGAGTAGATTCCGGTGGAAGACTCGCAGTAAGCCCGCAGGGGCCAGTCGTGCCCGGTATCGCGGGCCAATCAGGGAAAGGTAAACAATGACGTTTTCAATCGGAGTCGTCGGCGTCGGACAGTTCGGCGGCCATTTCGCCCACCTCTTCAAGCTCCACCCGGGAGTCAGCGAGGTCTACGTCGTCGACGAACGCCCGGAACGCGCCGCCGCAGCGCTTGAGCGCTGGGGGCTTGACGGCACCAAGGGGAGCTTCGAGGAGCTGCTGGAGTCCGACGTCGATGCAGTCGCCATCTTCACGCAGCGCTGGACCCACGGTCCCCTGGTGGAACAGGCGCTGCGCGCCGGAAAGCATGTCTACTCCGCTGTTCCGATGGCGGTTTCGGAAGAAGAGATCGAACGCATCATCGCGGCGGTGAAGGAAACCGGGCTTGTCTATGCGATGGGTGAGACCAGCTACTACAACCCCGCCACCGTGTACGCCCGCAACCAGCACGCGGCCGGCAAATTCGGCCGGATCTTCTACAGCGAAGGCGACTATGTCCACGACATGGACCTGGGCTTCTACGACGCCTACCAGTACAGTGGCGGGGAATCGTGGAAGTCGACGGCGAGCTACCCGCCCATGCTGTACCCCACCCACGCCATCGGCGGCGTCCTGGGGGCGATTCCATCCCACGCAGTCAGCGTCAGCTGCATCGGAGTCCGGGACGACCGCAAGGACGGTGTCTTCGACAAGGACGTGAGCATGTTCGGCAACGACTTCTCCAACGCCACGGCACTCTTTGAACTGAACGACGGCGGCGCCATGCGCACCAACGAAATGCGCCGCGTGGGGTATCCGTCTCACATCCGTGAATCACGGTTCCGCTTCTTCGGCACCGAGGCGAGCTTTGAGCAGCTTGCCAAGGTGACGGTGTGGCAGGACAAGGAAAACGTCCACGACATCTCCGAACAGGTGGAAACCCGGCCCAGCATCCCGCTGGACGACCCGTCGCTGGCCGACGTCGCCCCGGAACTGCGGGACGCCTTCATCTCCGGACTTGCCCCTGTGCACGACCGCGGACGCCTGCCGGAGGAATTCCGTGGCGCCCCGAACGGCCACGAAGGAAGCCACCAGTTCCTGGTGGACGACTTCGTGACGGCGGTCAACGAAGGGACGCTTCCGCCCGTCAACGCCTGGGTTGCCGCGCGCTTCACGCTTCCCGGAATCGTGGCGCACGCCTCGGCCCAGCAGAACGGCGAACGCCTGCCGATCCGCGATTTTGGCGACGCTCCGCAGCGTGCATAGCTAGCATGTACTCCATGACCATTCCCGCAACGCATCCGCCCCGAGGCCCGGTAACCCGCAAGGATGTTGCCCGCTATGCGGGTGTGAGCACTGCGGTGGTCAGTTACGTTGTCAACGGCGGACCCAAGCGGGTTGCGCCGGCCACCGAGGCAAAGGTCCAGGACGCCATCCGCGTCCTGGGCTACCGTCCCAACGCCGCGGCACGTGCGCTGAAACTCGGTTCCAGCGAAACCATCGGCCTGATCATTCCGGACAACAGCAACCCTTTCTTCTCCTTGCTGGCGCACGCGGTGGAAGACGCCGCCGCTGACCGGGGATTTGCGCTGGTTCTAACGAACTCGGACGGCAATGTAACGAAGGAAAGGCGGAACATCCGCAACTTGGCCGCCCGCCAGGTGGATGGCGTGGTGCTGGCCAGTGTGCTATTTGAACCGGACCTCGCGGAACTTGAGTCGGCCGAGATCCCCTCGGTATTGCTCAATCACAGCGGGGATTCCCCCGGTTTCAACAGCGTGGGCGTGGATCTTGCCGCCGGCGCCAAGATCGGTGTGGAGCACCTGATCTGGCACGGCCACAAGAACATTGCGCTGGCCATGGGCACCAACGTCTCCAACGAGGTCGACGGACGTGAACAGGGCTGGCTTCAGGCGCTGGCTGCGGCCGGCCTGCCGGAAGGCCCCATTGTCCGCGGTGAATTCACCCGGGAGGGTGGCTACGCGGCGGGGCAGCGCCTGGTGGCTTCTGCCAGCCATCCGACCGCGGTGTTTGCGAGCTCCGACATGCAGGCCATCGGAATCCTCAGGGCCCTGCATGAGGCCGGCGTCTCCGTTCCGCAGGATATGGCGCTGACGTCCTTCGACGGGTCCGCCGAGGCGGAGTTCAGCTGGCCCGCACTGACCACAGTGGAGCAGCCGGTCCGCGCCATGGCGGAAGCCGCCGTCAGTGCCCTGGTGGGTGAAACGAAGGGAAGCCCGCCCGAACATAGGCTGTTCCCCACCCGGCTGCGCATCAGGCAGTCCTGCGGCTGCCCGTAGCCGGACCCGGGCCGTGAACAGCGCCGGATGCAGGGTTACCCCGCTTTGGCGATCCGGAGCCGGCTGACGCTTTCCTGCAGGATCCGCCGCGCGTCGCTGCTGAGCCCGGCGTCGCTGATGACCTCGTCCGCCTCCTCGAACCCGGCAATGGTGCTCATGCCCTGGGTGCCCCACTTGGTGTGGTCGGCCACCACCACC
Protein-coding regions in this window:
- a CDS encoding sugar ABC transporter substrate-binding protein, coding for MKKSLGTVAVAAAIALSLSACGGGSGSSAESAKGELSYWLWDANQLPAYQQCADDFQKANPDIKVKITQRGWDDYWSTLTNGFVGGTAPDVFTNHLGRYGELAANKQLLPIDDAVKKDNVDLSAYNEGLADLWVGQDGKRYGLPKDWDTIGLFYNKAMLSKAGVSEEEMKNLTWNPQDGGTYEKVIAHLTVDKNGKRGDEAGFDKNNVDVYGLGLNGGGDSSGQTEWSYLTNTTGWSHTDKNPWGTHYNYDDPKFQSSIDWFAGLVDKGYMPKLETTVGAAMADTFAAGKSAINAHGSWMIGQYTGYKGVEVGIAPTPVGPEGKRASMFNGLADSIWAGTKKKDAAIKWVEYLASAPCQDVVASKAVVFPALKASSEKAAEAFKAKGVDVTAFTEHVKNGTTFLYPITDNTAKVKGIMEPAMDAVVSGKKPASSLTEANNQVNDLFK
- a CDS encoding carbohydrate ABC transporter permease, giving the protein MTTLTKHESSAKLRSGAPTPRGGLRRFGDLKIALFFIAPAMIGFILFYVVPTFRGIYLSFTEYNILGDPEWVGFDNYAAIAKDALFWNSLAVTGQYVLINIVLQTALALGLALLMDRVAKSTLVRGALLLPYLMSNVIAALLWFWMLDYQIGVVNQFIEWSGLPRVAFFGSEEWAIPTQALINTWRHMGYTALLIFAGLQAIPQHLYEVANLDGASPFQTFRKVTMPLLRPVLVLVLVVTVIGSFQVFDTVAVTTQGGPVNATRVIQYYIYQRAFTESDFGYGSAIAVILFLILALVAFIQMKFLRGNESDLD
- a CDS encoding SMP-30/gluconolactonase/LRE family protein; amino-acid sequence: MRCKNVDSGNAIRRAAVGLVALAALLAPAPVASAAPPSNGHDKVIELPGASSAEGIAEGEGTSFFAGDLLKGDIFRGDIRRGTARLYIDVPDGRMAVGMKVDVENGLLFVAGGATGQAYVYDTDTRKTVATYQLTTEPAFINDVAVTPDGAWFTNSRKGELYFVPVDRHGTPGEASTLELTGPAAATPADFNLNGIAAVRGGRTLIVAHTANEALYTVDPDSGSSADITGAGLPFVDGIVVKGNTLWAVQNMLNQVSRVRLDSRLDSFEVRDVITSPDFQVPTTAALFGDTLAVVNAKFGVPGASTYEVVLADAR
- a CDS encoding LacI family DNA-binding transcriptional regulator, giving the protein MTIPATHPPRGPVTRKDVARYAGVSTAVVSYVVNGGPKRVAPATEAKVQDAIRVLGYRPNAAARALKLGSSETIGLIIPDNSNPFFSLLAHAVEDAAADRGFALVLTNSDGNVTKERRNIRNLAARQVDGVVLASVLFEPDLAELESAEIPSVLLNHSGDSPGFNSVGVDLAAGAKIGVEHLIWHGHKNIALAMGTNVSNEVDGREQGWLQALAAAGLPEGPIVRGEFTREGGYAAGQRLVASASHPTAVFASSDMQAIGILRALHEAGVSVPQDMALTSFDGSAEAEFSWPALTTVEQPVRAMAEAAVSALVGETKGSPPEHRLFPTRLRIRQSCGCP
- a CDS encoding Gfo/Idh/MocA family protein, with translation MTFSIGVVGVGQFGGHFAHLFKLHPGVSEVYVVDERPERAAAALERWGLDGTKGSFEELLESDVDAVAIFTQRWTHGPLVEQALRAGKHVYSAVPMAVSEEEIERIIAAVKETGLVYAMGETSYYNPATVYARNQHAAGKFGRIFYSEGDYVHDMDLGFYDAYQYSGGESWKSTASYPPMLYPTHAIGGVLGAIPSHAVSVSCIGVRDDRKDGVFDKDVSMFGNDFSNATALFELNDGGAMRTNEMRRVGYPSHIRESRFRFFGTEASFEQLAKVTVWQDKENVHDISEQVETRPSIPLDDPSLADVAPELRDAFISGLAPVHDRGRLPEEFRGAPNGHEGSHQFLVDDFVTAVNEGTLPPVNAWVAARFTLPGIVAHASAQQNGERLPIRDFGDAPQRA
- a CDS encoding alpha-galactosidase, yielding MDPLHLRSAGTSLVISFDSGEAEVIHWGADLGASLPDLAILGEAIPPSAVDAAVPAGLLPQASSSWRGRPALRGHRIADGVPGYDFSVRLRVTDVKTGGSSAVIVQSDPDAGISVESTLELHDGGLLEMRHTVTNTGTSPFQLDELATVLPVAPDAVELLDLTGRWCRERHPQRRAIQQGTWVRTGRHGRTGHDSSLLLAAGTAGFGNRHGKVWATHLAWSGNHEQFADSIGDGRTVIGGSELLGPAEVVLQANGSYTTPALFAAYSDRGLDGISEAFYSWFRSRPHHVLPAPSAVSGAGTAGTGKARPVVLNVWEAVYFNHDLGTLVELADSAADLGVERFVLDDGWFRGRRHDQAGLGDWYVDEGLWPDGLTPLIDAVTSRGMEFGLWVEPEMINLDSDTARAHPDWIVGPAARSHKDGGRLPLTWRHQHVIDLVNPEAWQYVFDRIDALLRENNISYLKWDQNRDLTEHGHAGRASVHEQTLAAYRLFDELRKAHPGLEIESCSSGGARVDLGILERTDRIWASDCNDALERQTIQRWTGLVVPPELVGGHIGPTTSHTTGRTHDVSFRAITALFGHFGLEWDVRQVHGAEREELKRFIGLYKEHRGLIHSGRMVRADVADDSLMLHGVVSHGSPATGDTAALFALVSTRTSLAEQPGRITIPGLDQDRSYRVEAIFPTPGDADYAHNYTQAQPPAWLTEGAEASGRFLSEVGLPMPVLNPEHALLLSFTAV
- a CDS encoding carbohydrate ABC transporter permease — protein: MTTTTSRAPKPATTRRRRPFNTRRAGAWALLALAIAVSVVPFLWVLRTALSTNGSLASQSASLLPADFTLGAFMRVFGLQSPADAVAEGGSGAAIDFWLYLRNSIIFSSITTAGAVFFSAMAAYAFARLRWKGRNAVFSLFLGTMLVPPIFTALPNFLLIKNLDLLNTMLGMVLPYVFMTPFAIFFLRQFFLNMSREVEEAAMLDGAKHLRIFFQIVLPNAAAPLATLALLTFIGQWNEYFWPLLVGSQDDVRVLQVGLGVFKSQSPQGAPDWSGLMAATLVSALPVLILFAAFGKKIVNSIGFSGIK